A region from the Capra hircus breed San Clemente chromosome X unlocalized genomic scaffold, ASM170441v1, whole genome shotgun sequence genome encodes:
- the MORF4L2 gene encoding mortality factor 4-like protein 2, translated as MSSRKQGSQTRGHQSAEEDNFKKPTRSNMQRSKMRGSSGKKTAGPQQKNLEAALPGRWGGRSAENPPSGSVRKTRRNKQKTPGNGDGGSTSEAPQPPRKKRARADPTVESEDAFKNRMEVKVKIPEELKPWLVEDWDLVTRQKQLFQLPAKKNVDTILEEYANCKRSQGNVDNKEYAVNEVVGGIKEYFNVMLGTQLLYKFERPQYAEILLAHPDAPMSQVYGAPHLLRLFVRIGAMLAYTPLDEKSLALLLGYLHDFLKYLAKNAASLFTASDYKVASAEYHRKAL; from the coding sequence ATGAGTTCCAGAAAGCAGGGTTCTCAAACCCGTGGACACCAATCTGCCGAAGAAGACAATTTCAAAAAACCAACTAGAAGCAATATGCAAAGAAGTAAAATGAGAGGGTCCTCTGGAAAGAAGACAGCTGGTCCCCAGCAGAAGAATCTGGAAGCAGCACTCCCAGGCAGATGGGGGGGTCGCTCTGCTGAGAACCCCCCATCAGGGTCGGTGAGGAAGACCAGAAGGAACAAACAGAAGACCCCTGGGAATGGAGATGGTGGCAGCACCAGCGAAGCACCCCAGCCACCTCGGAAGAAAAGGGCCCGGGCAGACCCCACAGTTGAAAGTGAGGATGCTTTTAAGAATAGAATGGAAGTTAAGGTGAAGATTCCTGAAGAATTAAAACCATGGCTTGTTGAGGACTGGGACTTAGTCACCAGGCAGAAGCAACTTTTCCAACTCCCAGCCAAGAAAAACGTGGATACTATTTTGGAAGAATACGCCAACTGCAAAAGATCACAAGGCAATGTTGACAACAAGGAGTATGCAGTTAATGAGGTGGTGGGAGGGATAAAAGAGTATTTCAATGTGATGTTGGGCACCCAGCTGCTCTACAAATTTGAGAGGCCCCAGTATGCCGAAATTCTCTTGGCTCACCCTGATGCACCAATGTCCCAGGTTTATGGGGCACCACACCTCCTGAGATTATTTGTAAGAATTGGGGCAATGTTGGCATACACGCCCCTTGATGAGAAGAGCCTTGCATTATTGTTGGGCTATTTGCATGATTTCCTGAAATACCTGGCAAAAAATGCTGCGTCTCTGTTCACTGCCAGCGATTATAAAGTGGCTTCTGCTGAGTACCACCGCAAAGCCCTGTGA